Sequence from the Candidatus Saccharibacteria bacterium oral taxon 488 genome:
ACCTTCTCCTTAAACTCGTCTTCGTGCATAAACTTTTTTTCAACCACTGCTGAACAAAGCCGATTATAAAACGCTAGCAAATCTATAAACCAAAAAGATGTGTCATTATTGCGGTGTAAAAGCAGAATTTTTTGTTTATCTTTGTTACCCTTGATGATTTCTGCTACTGTTTTAATATACTGCACTGCTGCTTTTGACGGATCTCGCTCTTCCGACACCATCATTGCTTTTTTATAAACATTGTCCTTATCATCCCTATAATCAATATATGTTTTAGTTGGGTCAATTAGTACTACTTCGCCATTATATCCGCTATTAGCACTAAAATTACCGTTCTCGCCCAAACTATTTCTCATAAAAGTTCTGGCGTTTTCAACAATCCTTCTATCACATCTATAGTTCGTTGTAATTTCCAACTTGCGGCTATCTTCCGGAAAATAATCGGTAAATCTCTTAAAATACTCCGTATCCGAGCCTGCGAATCGGTTAATCGCCTGCCAATCATCGCCAACCACAAACAGCTTCGACTCGGGGCAAACATCCCTTACCGAAAGAATCATCTTCAAAAATAGCTTGGAAAAATCCTGATACTCGTCTACTAAAATATATTTCTTTAGGCTAAGCAGGCTCTCCACGTCTTCATGCTCGCCTCCATTGACAATATAAATAGCTCTTTTAAGCAGTAAGTTAAAATCTATACCGTACTGCCTAAAGTCTAAAATCCCCTCTTTGTTATTACGGGTAATTTTAGTAATAAGTTTTTCTTTCGGCAGTTTTCCTGCTAAATAATTATGGTAGTCAAAATAACACCGTAGACCAATTTCCAAAAACACCTTTGTTCTGTCATCGCCATTAAAATACTCCACTCTTTGCCTCAATTCTAAGATATCGTCAAAAAACTGCTGCTGCGCCCGATCAATAAATTGCATAATCATTTTGGAAAATCGCTTGACTTGACTATTCCAGACTTTTTTAATTAGTTCTTCTTCTGGTAATTTTGGTTTATTAATGCCGTGCTCTTGCAGGATTTTTTCAATCTTTGCTTCAAATTCCTCTCGATTCTCAAAATTTCTCGTTGTCTCAATCAATGGTCTCATATTTTTTATCTGTAAGGCGTATTTTCCTGCTGGTTTACCATTATCAATCCAGGATTTTTGATAAAACCACCTTTTCCAAATCATTTTTGCTTTATATTCATCGTAGTCGCCAATAATGCCGCATTTATTTATATCAGCAATTTTGCTCAAGGATTCATCGCCGTTTATCGCCCAATGTTCCCACGGAATATCATAATCTTTTAGGTAAAAATCTGGCTTAATCGACTCTTGTTTGAACTTATTTTTCAATTCATATAATCTATTTCGGTTAGCCTTTTGACAGATGCTATATGCGCTGTTTAGATAATATTCATTCTCATAGTAATATGCAACACCATGCTCAAACAGGTAATCGCTAATAATTTTTTCAGCTTCCGACTTTACAACCTTGCCATCAAGCGTTTCATACTTTGAATTGCGCAGTGCCTCAAAATATTCTTGCTCGCTAGCGAATTTATCGCGCTTGATCTGAAAACACTCACTGCGAAATAACTGATAAACTTTACGCTTCGGTATAGTCTTAATAACCGCCTGAATAAAATATGCTTTTTCTTCTGCTAAAATCTTACCGTATTTTTCATTTTCACCGCAAATTGAATAGACGATTCTGCGTGCAAAGGCATGAAATGTCGTTGCAATCTCTGGATTATAAAAAATTTGCTTGCCGTCAACTGTAATTTTTTCTAACCGCTCATTGATCTCGTCGCTAGCTTTCTTGTTAAAGACGAAAACCAACAACTCGTCAGGTTTAATATTATATTTTGCAGCCAAATAAACGACTTTGGCAACCAAGGTACGCGTCTTGCCTGAACCAGCGCGAGCAGTCACGATAGTATTTTTATTATCATTCAGCACCGCAATCACTTGTTGTTCATCAAGCACATAAGACCTGCCATCTTCAGAAACGTGCTTCTCAAACCATTGCTTTACGTATTTTGCTTTTATAGTCTCATAACTTTGTCTATCTAGCGCATTAGATATTTTATCCGCACCGATGAAATCATATTGACATAATTTATCTTCAATCAACACTTTCAATTCGTTGAATTGTTTTTTCTTATAGTATTGTAGTCTTTGTTCAAACCAGGTTACATCAATCAGATCAGACCTCGATAAAATACCCTCTGCTTCAGTAAAATTGTATTGCCGAAGCTTCTTCTCAATCAATGATTTCAACTCAGTAAGATGTTTTTCTCTGTAGTAATGCAGTCTTTTTTTAGACCAGTTCATGTCAGTTAGACCAAGCTTTAGTAGTATATTCTCTGCACTAGCAAAATCATATAGCTGCAACCGCCCCTCAATCGACGGTTTCCATTCATTAAGTAATTCTTCTTTATAATGTTGTAGTCTTTGATCAAACCAAAACGAAGCCCAATGCAACTTACTTACGTTAAGCTCTGATAGTGTCTTTTCTGTACCAGTAAAATCATACTGTCTTAACTTTTGCTCGACCGACCCTCGATACTTCTTCCAAATCTGCATACTGTACCACCTGTCAAAACTGTCGCTATATCCATTACAGGGATAATTTTCCGTAAAGAGTATGCCAGCCTCAGCTATATTATTGGCTTCAAACAATGGTAATAGCTCGACTATCAGCCTCTTTTCGCTGTCAGTCATTCTTCTTATCAATAATTCGCCTAAATTATTGAGTTTAGTCATCGGCCTCTTTTTATTATTAGTCATTGTCTGTAATAACTAATTTATCATATTTATTCGTTTAACCCCACTTAAAACTAAGACCGGTTGCCCCAACGAACGACCGATCCTAAAAAACATATCGTGGTGCCGGAAGTAGGACTCGAACCTACGAAGCCTGACGGCGGGAGATTTACAGTCTCCTGTGATTGCCACTACACGATTCCGGCGTGTATTTGGAGCCGATTCAGGGATTCGAACCCAGGACCTGCTGTTTACAAAACAGCTGCTCTAACCAGCTGAGCTAAATCGGCATCTTGAATGATTGTAGCAAGTTTTGTAGCTCAAGACAAGGCTACATGATCACTTTTCGTGATGGTTGTCGCGGCTGGCGTGGCTGCTGGGGGTGAGCTGGGTGCTGTGAACGGCGCGGGACGGTGGCTGGCTTGTCGGGCGTGAGCATGGCCGTGGCGCGCTCACGAAGTTTGGCGGCCTGTTCGGGCTGCTTGGCGCTGTCGTAGGCTTGAGCAAGCGTGTTCAGCGTGTGCGGCGTCGGTTCGAGCTCAGCGGCCTTTTCTAGCGCCGCCAGCATCTTCTTCGTATTACCTAATTTCTCCTGGACCTTGGCGTAGGCGATGTGCCGGGCGGCATGACTGGCCTCCATATCAAGCGCCTGCTCAAACGCCAGCGCCGCCTTGACATAATCTTGAGTCTCGTAGTAAATGAGGCCGACATTGTGCAGGCTCGAGGCGCTCGGCTCGAGGCTCTGGGCGATTTCAAAGCACTCGATGGCGTCCTTGTAGGCACGCTGCTTGGCATACAAAATCCCCAGGCGATTGTAGGCCGTGGCGTTCTTTTCATCGACGCGCAGGATGGTTAGGAGTGCTTTCTCGGCACGCAGATACTTGTTTTCACGCAGCGACTCTTGAGCGATAGCCCAGAGCTTGTCAAGTTTCTCTGACAATTTAACTGGTAAGTTTTGTGCTTCGCCGACTGACGGCTGATACCAAACTGCCCATACCATAACCAGCAGGATAACTAATAATCCAGACATATGCATCTATTATACCACAATATTGATCAGCGCCAGCCGTACGTTGCCATTGTGCCTCAGCCGGGTTTCGGCGGTGATGATCCGATCAAGGAGGGGCTGGTGTGTAGGACTCGGCTGAGTTTTCATCTGAAACGCTACCATGGTGAGGAGGATGTCGATCAGCTGGAGGGCTTTGGTGCGGTCGGTGAAATAGGATGGCAGCGTGCGCAGTGCTTCGTATGAGCTTGGTGTAGAGAGGATGCATTTGGCGTCAGCGGCGATGGCTTGATATTCGGACAGCAGTTTTGGCGTGCGCGCTAATTGACGGATGAGCAGTGGCCGGCCGGCGGCCAGGAACAGGATTTGGCGACGCTCGCTGGCGGTGAGCGAGGTAGCATCAAGCAGCGTCTCGTCCTGTACTGGCGAGGTGCGGTGCAAGGTTAGCACGTGGCAGCGCGAACGAATGGTGGCTAGGAGCTGCTGTTCGTTCTCGGTCACCAGCAAAAAATGCGTGTTGGCGTTCGGCTCCTCTAGGGATTTGAGAAGCGCGTTCTGGGCAGCCTCGCTCATCTGGTCGGCTGGATTGATAATGATGACGCGGCGAACCGTGGCGTGCGTGCGCAGCATAGCGATCATGGTGCGAATCTGCTCAGTCGTGATCGTGGTTTTTGCCTCCACTGGCTGCAGTCGAATCACCTCTGATGGTGTGAGTGTTGCTAGGTATTCGGCAGTGCCCATGCCGTCCAGCCCACGCTCGGCGGTGATGATCACCGCCTGTGGCAGTCGCTCAGCAAGTTGGCGCAGTGGAGCGCGGTCACGATGTGCTAGCATCGGCATGCGCGGTGGGTGCGGGTTAGTCATGAGTGGCCTCGCTCATCTCGTCCTGGGTTGCGGCAAGCTTCGGGAATGATTGTCGAAATTCTTCTGGAGCGGCCGCCTCAAAGGTTTTTCGTTCGCCCGATGGCAGTGTGATTTCTAGTTTGTGGGCGTGAAGCATCAGGCGGCTGGCATTGAGTTTACCGTAAACGCGGTCGCCGAGAATTGGTGTGGTTAGGTATGCCAGATGGACACGCAGTTGGTGGGTGCGGCCGGTGGTGGGTCTCAGTTCAATGAGTGCCTGGGCGTCAGTCGCCGCCAGTACGCGGTAGGTCGTCTGGGCGGGCTTGCCGTTCGGGTCGACGCGGAAGGTGCTGGGCGCGGACGGATTGCGGCCAATTGGCAGGTCGATTTTTGCAGCGGCTAGTTTCGGTACGCCGTCGGTTACCGCGAGATAGGTTTTTTTGGTGGTGCGCTGGGCGAATTGCCGCTGTAAATGAGCGGCAGCGTCAGCGGTTTTAGCGATGATGAGTACGCCCGAAGTGTCGCGGTCGAGCCGATGGACGATGCCCGGCCGGTCGGTGCCCGAGGCGAATGAGGTTTTAGGACGAATAATCTCCGCTACCGTCGGCTCGGTCGACAGTCCACCTTTGGCGTGTGTCAGGAGACCACTGGGTTTGTTCACCACCATCACGTCATCATCTTCGTACAACACTGGCAGCTCTGCACTGGCCTGCTCCTGCTCTGGCAGCTTGACGGCAATTTCATCAGTCTCGTCAACCTCGAACTTTGGCACCGTCACCACGCGCTGGTTGACTGACACGTAGCCGGCTTTGATGTATTTTTGCCAGAGGCTGCGTGAAATTGACGGGTCAAATGTCGTGGACAAGTGGATGTCCAGGCGCTGCTTGGTCGGCACGATGTGGAGCATCATGACAAATTTGCCCTGAAACGGCGTTTCGGTGCAGCTCGAATCAAGCGGGTTTGGCAAAATATCAGCATTGGCTGGCTTGTCGGGCCACAATTCGTCAATTGATTCTTCGTCGACGATTGAGC
This genomic interval carries:
- a CDS encoding UvrD-helicase domain-containing protein, with the protein product MTKLNNLGELLIRRMTDSEKRLIVELLPLFEANNIAEAGILFTENYPCNGYSDSFDRWYSMQIWKKYRGSVEQKLRQYDFTGTEKTLSELNVSKLHWASFWFDQRLQHYKEELLNEWKPSIEGRLQLYDFASAENILLKLGLTDMNWSKKRLHYYREKHLTELKSLIEKKLRQYNFTEAEGILSRSDLIDVTWFEQRLQYYKKKQFNELKVLIEDKLCQYDFIGADKISNALDRQSYETIKAKYVKQWFEKHVSEDGRSYVLDEQQVIAVLNDNKNTIVTARAGSGKTRTLVAKVVYLAAKYNIKPDELLVFVFNKKASDEINERLEKITVDGKQIFYNPEIATTFHAFARRIVYSICGENEKYGKILAEEKAYFIQAVIKTIPKRKVYQLFRSECFQIKRDKFASEQEYFEALRNSKYETLDGKVVKSEAEKIISDYLFEHGVAYYYENEYYLNSAYSICQKANRNRLYELKNKFKQESIKPDFYLKDYDIPWEHWAINGDESLSKIADINKCGIIGDYDEYKAKMIWKRWFYQKSWIDNGKPAGKYALQIKNMRPLIETTRNFENREEFEAKIEKILQEHGINKPKLPEEELIKKVWNSQVKRFSKMIMQFIDRAQQQFFDDILELRQRVEYFNGDDRTKVFLEIGLRCYFDYHNYLAGKLPKEKLITKITRNNKEGILDFRQYGIDFNLLLKRAIYIVNGGEHEDVESLLSLKKYILVDEYQDFSKLFLKMILSVRDVCPESKLFVVGDDWQAINRFAGSDTEYFKRFTDYFPEDSRKLEITTNYRCDRRIVENARTFMRNSLGENGNFSANSGYNGEVVLIDPTKTYIDYRDDKDNVYKKAMMVSEERDPSKAAVQYIKTVAEIIKGNKDKQKILLLHRNNDTSFWFIDLLAFYNRLCSAVVEKKFMHEDEFKEKVEILTMHRAKGLEADVVIILEADDGIIPMYHQDTHLFEIFGETEQIVLDDQKKLFYVAITRAKEKLYILHNSSEYNKNGFVEFCKSY
- a CDS encoding tetratricopeptide repeat protein; this encodes MSGLLVILLVMVWAVWYQPSVGEAQNLPVKLSEKLDKLWAIAQESLRENKYLRAEKALLTILRVDEKNATAYNRLGILYAKQRAYKDAIECFEIAQSLEPSASSLHNVGLIYYETQDYVKAALAFEQALDMEASHAARHIAYAKVQEKLGNTKKMLAALEKAAELEPTPHTLNTLAQAYDSAKQPEQAAKLRERATAMLTPDKPATVPRRSQHPAHPQQPRQPRQPSRKVIM
- a CDS encoding RluA family pseudouridine synthase codes for the protein MKISLRTVLKIARLYQLADDNTPVKALRHLKVQTDESHVLAEFILNKQHFAVLYGSIVDEESIDELWPDKPANADILPNPLDSSCTETPFQGKFVMMLHIVPTKQRLDIHLSTTFDPSISRSLWQKYIKAGYVSVNQRVVTVPKFEVDETDEIAVKLPEQEQASAELPVLYEDDDVMVVNKPSGLLTHAKGGLSTEPTVAEIIRPKTSFASGTDRPGIVHRLDRDTSGVLIIAKTADAAAHLQRQFAQRTTKKTYLAVTDGVPKLAAAKIDLPIGRNPSAPSTFRVDPNGKPAQTTYRVLAATDAQALIELRPTTGRTHQLRVHLAYLTTPILGDRVYGKLNASRLMLHAHKLEITLPSGERKTFEAAAPEEFRQSFPKLAATQDEMSEATHD